In Takifugu flavidus isolate HTHZ2018 unplaced genomic scaffold, ASM371156v2 ctg575, whole genome shotgun sequence, the following proteins share a genomic window:
- the LOC130520895 gene encoding ADP-ribosyl cyclase/cyclic ADP-ribose hydrolase 1-like, with protein sequence MKRGVCIAAVVLLLVLVVETTLGATLSRKPPQQTFKETFIARCHQYNGNDCETIWSTFEQAYVGRDPCKIPTDAYNPLFQVAPIETPPDKAMFWSKTKDVVDAYNDKRKCFVTMKDTLLGSVLDDLSWCGKEGSSETFTSDCPDWNYCEDNPVRSFWTQGSTKFAEAAAGDATVMLNGSIATPFDNSSFFAKTEVPNLKYPKVRKLTVVLVTKATPVSTCSNESLNELRQKLDSNIIYECKEVSETRINECASNNNISCTDCW encoded by the exons atgaagcgAGGGGTCTGCATCgcggctgtggtgctgctgctggtgctggtggtcgaGACCACGTTGGGAGCGACACTCAGTCGGAAACCACCCCAACAGACGTTTAAAGAGACTTTTATCGCCAGGTGTCACCAGTACAACGGTAA CGACTGTGAAACCATATGGAGCACGTTTGAGCAAGCGTATGTGGGGCGGGACCCCTGTAAAATTCCCACAGATGCCTACAATCCCCTGTTTCAGGTGGCCCCCATCGAAACGCCACCCGACAAG GCCATGTTCTGGAGCAAAACGAAGGATGTGGTCGATGCCTACAATGATAAGAGAAAGTGTTTTGTTACGATGAaggacaccctgctggggtcGGTGTTGGACGACCTAAGCTGGTGTGGAAAAGAGGGCAGCAGTG AAACGTTCACCAGCGACTGCCCTGACTGGAATTACTGCGAAGACAACCCGGTTCGCTCTTTCTGGACTCAAGGATCAACTAAA TTTGCAGAGGCTGCCGCTGGTGACGCCACGGTGATGCTGAACGGATCCATCGCCACCCCCTTCGACAATTCGAG ttttttcGCGAAGACCGAGGTTCCGAATTTGAAGTACCCCAAGGTCAGGAAGTTGACCGTCGTCCTTGTCACAAAGGCGACACCCGT GTCCACCTGCTCAAACGAGTCTTTAAATGAATTAAGGCAGAAACTGGACAGTAATATCATCTACGAATGCAAGGAAGTGAGCGA AACTCGCATTAATGAATGTGCCTCCAACAATAACATCTCCTGCACGGACTGCTGGTGA